A genome region from Schistocerca americana isolate TAMUIC-IGC-003095 chromosome 1, iqSchAmer2.1, whole genome shotgun sequence includes the following:
- the LOC124622678 gene encoding 3-hydroxyacyl-CoA dehydrogenase type-2-like, translating into MIKNLVGLVTGGASGLGKATAARLVQQGARVIICDLPTSQGAAVAKEFGENAIFAPVDVTSENDVQNALNVVKDKFGRLDVLVNCAGILVAVRTYNFNKKLAHKLEDFTKVVAVNTIGTFNVIRLAVGLIGENQPNEDGQRGVVINTATVSAYDGQIGQAAYSASKGAVVGMTLPIARDLAIQGIRVCTIAPGLFDTPLMSALPEKVRANLIKMVPFPKRLGKPEEFAMMVQSIIENPMLNGVVIRLDGAIRMQP; encoded by the coding sequence ATGATAAAAAATCTTGTAGGTCTCGTGACAGGTGGTGCATCTGGGCTGGGAAAAGCAACAGCAGCCCGCCTCGTGCAGCAAGGTGCCCGTGTTATTATTTGTGATCTGCCAACATCACAGGGTGCAGCAGTTGCAAAAGAATTTGGTGAAAATGCCATATTTGCGCCTGTAGACGTCACATCTGAAAACGATGTTCAAAATGCTCTCAATGTTGTGAAGGATAAGTTTGGGCGTCTGGATGTTTTGGTCAACTGTGCCGGCATTCTCGTCGCTGTTAGGACGTATAATTTCAATAAAAAACTGGCACATAAGCTGGAAGACTTTACAAAAGTAGTAGCAGTAAATACTATTGGAACATTCAATGTAATTCGTTTGGCGGTAGGTTTGATAGGAGAAAACCAACCTAATGAAGATGGCCAGAGAGGAGTTGTTATAAATACGGCCACTGTTTCCGCCTATGATGGCCAAATAGGTCAAGCAGCTTATTCTGCAAGCAAGGGAGCTGTTGTCGGAATGACTCTACCAATAGCAAGAGATCTAGCGATACAGGGCATTCGTGTTTGTACAATTGCCCCAGGTCTTTTTGATACTCCACTGATGTCAGCACTGCCTGAAAAGGTTAGAGCTAATTTAATAAAGATGGTACCATTTCCGAAAAGACTGGGTAAGCCAGAAGAATTTGCAATGATGGTGCAGTCTATAATAGAAAATCCGATGTTGAATGGAGTGGTGATCCGTCTTGATGGTGCCATTCGAATGCAGCCCTAA